A window of Chromohalobacter canadensis genomic DNA:
AGGCGTCGCCGCCCAATAAGCCGGCTCAAGGCGGCAAACCCCAGCAACAGAGCCGCACACACCAACTGATAGACGTTGGTGACCCACACTGCACGCGACTCGCTCACCACCAGTTCTTGCGCCAGCGTGGGCAACGCGATATTGACGATGCCGTTATCGAGTACCGACATCAACGTGCCCAGCACCATCACCAGCATCGCCTGGCGGCGCTGGGGACCGGGCAAACCTTCATCGCCGGGACGTGTCACAAAAAGACGCCGCATCAGCACGTCGCCACGCCTTTGGCCCTCACCGACGCTCTTGTCCCGCGACACACCGGCGGTTCAATAGCCGCCGCGTACTGGCTCTCTACACCGCTCACCGAACGCGTCAATCTTCTTCGGTTTCAAGCAGCAAGCCATCGTCGATCTCGGAAATCTCGAGCGGCACTTCATCATCGAGATCCAGCGCCAGATAGCTGTGTTCGACGATGAGAAATGCCTCGAATAACGACCAGTCGAGCGGTTCCGGCCATTGACGCGAGTCTTCTTCCCAAGCGCTCAGCTCGTTCTCGAGCAGATCGAGGTGGCGCTCGCGCACATAGTCGGCCAGCACCTCGGGTGTGTCCATTTCCGGGATAAGGTAGATGGTGCTCTCACGCTCGACATCGTCGAGGGTCAAATCGTCCTCACCGACGGTGGGCTCCAGCGAGTTGATCCAGTCAACGAACGCTTGGGTCGGCTTGACGCTCAGCGCGGAGCGGTTAAGCAGTTTCATCGGGATTCTCCTGGACAGACGGGGCGCGACGCCAAAACGCCGCCATTATGGGCGCTCGAAGCGCCCCTTACCAACAATTTCCACCCCGGCCGAACAGCCCCGCCATGGGCGACTCTCGCCCGCCCATGCTAAGCGCAGGTGACGTACCATGCCAAACTAGCAAAACGCCTTCACTCGGCGGAAGGACGCATCGCCGGGAACAACAACACGTCGCGGATCGACGGGCTATCGGTAAGCAGCATGACCAGACGGTCGATACCAATGCCCTCACCCGCCGTCGGCGGCAGGCCATATTCCAGCGCGCGGACGTAATCGGCATCGTAGTACATCGCCTCCAGATCGCCCGCGTCCTTCTCGGCCGCCTGCTCAGCGAAGCGCTCGGCCTGGTCTTCGGCATCGTTAAGCTCGGAGAAGCCGTTAGCGATCTCGCGGCCACCGACGAAGAACTCGAAGCGGTCGGTGACGTGAGGATTGGTATCGTTGCGCCGCGCCAGCGGGCTGACTTCAGCCGGATATTCGGTGATGAATGTCGGTTGATCGAGCTTGTCTTCTGCGACAGCCTCGAAGATCTCGGTCTGCAGCTTGCCCAAGCCCCAGTTCGGCTTGACGGGAATCCTCAAACGCTCGCAGGTCGCCTGAGCACCGTCGAAGGTATCGATATCGCCTTCGCCGATACCGTCGCCGTATTCCAGAATCGCCTGACGCAGGGTAAGCCGCTGGAAAGGCTCGCCGAGTTCGTAGCTCGTGCCCTGGTACTCGACCGTCGTCGTGCCAAGCACGTCGTGGGCGACGTCGCGAATCATCGCCTCGGTCAGGTCGAGCAGGTCACGGTAATCGGCATAGGCCCAGTAGAACTCGAGCATGGTGAACTCGGGATTATGACGCGTCGACAAGCCCTCGTTACGAAAGTTGCGGTTGATCTCGAAGACTCGCTCGAAGCCGCCGACGACCAGCCGCTTGAGATACAGCTCCGGCGCAACGCGCAGATACATGTCGATATCCAGCGCATTGTGGTGCGTAACGAACGGCCGTGCCGTGGCGCCGCCGGGAATCTGCTGCAGCATCGGCGTTTCGACTTCCATGAAGCCGCGATCGACCAAAAAGCGCCGAATGCCGCTGATCACCCGCGAGCGCACCTCGAAGACACGCCGCGACTCGGGGTTCATGATCAGGTCGACGTAGCGCTGGCGATAGCGCGCTTCGGTGTCGGTCAAGCCGTGAAACTTATCAGGCAGGGGGCGCAGGCTCTTGGTCAGCAAGCGCGCCTCGCCCATCATCACGTACAGATCGCCCTTGCCGGATTTGTGCACCGGCCCGCGCGCCGCGACGATATCGCCGATGTCCCAGCTTTTGACGTCCTCCAGCACCTCGGCGGGCAGGCCTTTCTTGTCGACATACAACTGAATCTGGTCGGAAACGTCCTGGATGACGATGAACGGCCCGCGCTGGCGCATGATGCGCCCAGCGACCGAGGCCTGACGGTCGAGCGTTTCCAGCTCGGCCTTGTCCTTGTCGCCCAGCTCGGCCTGCAATTCGGCAGCGAGACTGTCACGGCGAAAATCGCTGGGAAAGGCGCTACCGCCCTCTTCTGCGGCTTGGGCGCGACGTGCCGCCAACTTGGCGCGGCGTTCCGCGATCAGGTGATTCTCGTCGTGTTGAGAGGAGTCTTGGTTGGCCATATCGTTACCTGTAAAGAATTAACTACGGGCTGCGAGCGATGGGCCACGGGCGCAAGCGGATCGACTATCGCTCACCGCCCGTGACTCGAAGCGCGAGGCTACAGCCCTTGTTTCAGGCTTGCCTCGATGAACTGATCCAGATCACCGTCGAGCACTTTCTCGCAGTTGCTGGACTGCACCCCCGTGCGCAAATCCTTGATGCGCTGGTCATCGAGCACATAGGAGCGGATCTGACTGCCCCAGCCGATATCCGACTTGTTGTCCTCGGCTTCCTGCTTGGCGGCGTTACGCTTGTCCATTTCCAGCTCCCACAACTTCGCCCTGAGCTGCTTCATGGCGAAGTCGCGGTTGGCATGCTGGCTGCGCTGGCCTTGGCATGCCACCACGATCCCCGTGGGTTCGTGGGTGATACGCACCGCTGAGTCGGTGGTGTTGACGTGCTGGCCACCTGCACCGCTGGAACGATAGGTATCGACGCGCAGATCGGACGGATTGACCTCGATCTCGAAGTTGTCGTCGATTTCCGGCGATAGAAACACCGAGGCGAACGAAGTATGCCGACGCCCGCCCGAGTCGAACGGGCTCTTGCGCACCAGGCGATGCACGCCGGTCTCGGTGCGTAGCCAGCCGAAGGCGTAATCGCCTTGAATATGCAAGGTCGCCGACTTGATGCCTGCTACGTCGCCGCTGGATAACTCGATGATATCGGTCTTGAAGCCGTGATGTTCGCACCAGCGCAAATACATGCGCAGCAAGATATTGGCCCAATCCTGCGCTTCGGTGCCGCCGGAGCCGGCCTGGATATCGAGATAGGCGTTATTGGGGTCCATCTCGCCGGAAAACATACGCCGGAACTCGAGCTTGGCGAGCTGGGACTCGAGCTTTTCGAGTTCGCTTCGCACTTCGTCGATGGTGGCGTCGTCTTCCTCCACCACCGCCAGCTCCAGCAGTTCCTGATGATCCGTCAGGCCCCGCTCCAACACGTCGAAGGTCTCGACGACCGCCTCAAGAGTCGCGCGCTCCTTGCCCAGCTTTTGCGCGTAATCCGGATCGCTCCACACATCCGGATTTTCCAGTTCGCGGGTGACTTCCTCTAGCCGTTCTTTCTTTGCGGCATAGTCAAAGATACCCCCTCAGGACTTCTGTCCGTTCGGACAGGTCCTTGAGGAGGTGGTTGATCGGGCTGATCTCTTGCATGGGAATCCTTTTCAGGCGCGCTGATTCGCACCGCAGCGGCATGCTTGCCGGCACACGGTGAAGAAAAGAAGCACATTGTAGCCAATGCACCCGCGAGCGGCTATCCCATGCCGCACTTCGCGGCATTAATAATGCGCTCTATCGAATATGTGAAAAAGCATATACGAAATTTGCAATGGACATGTTTCACCAGACGGGGAGAGGGTAACTCCACGATGTGACGCCTTCGCGGCATCCGGCACAACAACAAGCGGAATAGACAATATGCTTCGACACTCGCACACCCTACTCGGCGCCATGGTGCTGTCTTCTCTGTCATTGACATCCCTGGCCCTGGCGACACCAGCCCAGGCCGAGACACTGAATATCGGCGTGATGGGCGAACTGGCGTCTTTCGATACCTCACAGGTCTCCGGCGGTGTCTGGGAATCCCAAGTCCTGAGAGATGTCTACGAAGGCCTGCTCAAGGAAAACCCCAAGGGCGAAGTCATGCCCGGCATGGCCACCGACTGGGACATCTCCGCGGACGGCAAGACCTACACCTTCCATCTACGCGACGACGCCAAGTGGTCGGACGGCGAGCCAGTCACCGCGGAAGATTTCGTCTTCGGCTGGCAACACCTTCTCGACCCCGCCAGCGCCTCGAAATACGCTTACCTGCTTTACCCGATCAACAATGCCGAAGCCGTCAATACCGGCGACAAGCCGCTCGATACCTTGGGCGTGGAATCACTCGACGATGGCAAGACCCTCAAGGTAACCCTCAAGTCGCCGACCCCCTTCTTTCTGCAGCTACTGACTCACTACACCGCCTACCCCTTGCCCAAGCATGCCGTGGACGAATACGGCAAGCAGTGGGTCAAGATGGACAACATCGTCACCAACGGCGCCTTCACGCCCGTCGAGTGGGTCTCGCAATCGCGTATCAGCGTCGAGAAGAATCCCGACTACTACGAGGCCGATGAGGTCGATCTTGACGGCGTCAACTACTTCAATACCGAGGATCGCAATGCCGCCATCTCGCGCTTCCGCGCCGGCGAGCTGGACATCGTCCGCGATTACCCCTCGAGCCGTTACCAGTGGCTCGAAGAAAACCTGCCAAAAGCCACCCACCTGAGCCCGATGCTGGGGTCCTACTATTATGTGCTCAACACCCGCGAAGGCCGACCGACCGCCGACAAGCGGGTCCGCGAGGCCCTGAACCTGGTCGCGCGCCGCAAGGTACTTTCCGAGCAGATCATGGCCGGCAGTTTCAAGGACGCCTACTCGCTGGTCCCGCCGGGCACCAGCCACTACGACGTCCAGCGCATGGACGGTGTCGATGGCGACTACCAGGAGCGTCTGGCCAGGGCCAAGCAACTGATCAAGGAGGCCGGCTACGGCCCCGACAACCCGCTGCACCTGCAACTGCGCTACAACACGTCCGACGAGCACAAGAAGATCGCCATAGCCCTGGCCGCGATGTGGAAGCCGCTGGGTGTCGACGTCGAGATGACCAACGCCGAAGCCACCGTGCACTACCAGACCATTCAAGAAGGCGACTTCGATATCGCCCGCGCCGGCTGGATCGCCGACTACAACGATGCCGAAAACTTCCTGACCCTGCTGCGCAGCGGCGTCGGCAACAACTACGGCGGCTACGACAACGCCGAATACGACAAGCTGCTCGACCAAGCAGCAAGTACCCTGGACCTCGATAAGCGCGAGGCGCTCCTCGAGAAAGCCGAGAACGTCGCCCTCGATGACTACGCCCTGGTGCCGCTGCTCTATTATGTCACCCGCAACCTGGTCAATCCCGAGCTCAGCGGCTGGCAGGACAATGCCGAGGATGACCATCCATCACGCTGGGTAAGCTTCACCGAGTAAGAACACCTTTTCACCACCTCCCAGTGATAGGTGGGCGCCGATAGCAAGCCGAAGCGAGGGTCATTCGTCATGGATGACGAATGTAGCGCCCAAGGATGGGTTCACAGCGCCCTCGCACAGGCTTGCTATCGGATCAACCCAACCCAGTGATGCCGCCCCGTCTACAGAGCGACGTACGGAATACCCCATGCTGACCTATACCCTGAAGCGCCTGCTCATGGCGGTTCCCACCCTGCTGATCGTGATCACCATCTCGTTTTTCTTGATGCGCATCGCGCCGGGAGGGCCGTTCGACGGCGAGCGCCAATTGCCCCCGGAGATCGAGGCCAATCTCGAGGCGGCCTATCACCTGGACGAGCCTCTTCCCCAGCAATACCTGCGCTACATGGGTAACCTGCTACAGGGCGATTTCGGGCCGTCGTTCAAGTACAAGGATTTCTCGGTCACCGAGCTGATCGCCCAGGGCTTTCCCGTGAGCCTCGAGATCGGCGGCCTGGCAATTCTTCTCGCACTTTTGATTGGCCTCCCGCTGGGCATCATCGCCGCCTTGCGACGCAACACGATGATCGATTACACGGTCATGGGTACGGCACTGGCAGGTATCGCAGTGCCCAACTTCGTGATCGCGCCGATCCTGGCGCTGGTCTTCGGCGTCCTGCTCGCCTGGCTGCCAGCCGGGGGTTGGAATGGCGGCGCCTTACCCAACCTGGTGTTGCCGGTGATCGCGCTGTCGATTCAGCAGATCGCCTATATCGCACGCATGATGCGCGCCAGCATGATCGAGGTCCTGGGCAGTCATTACATCCGCACCGCACGCGCCAAGGGGCTTTCCGAGCGTCAGGTGATCTGGCGCCACGCCATCCGCCCGGCGCTGCTCCCCGTGACTTCCTACCTGGGGCCAGCGATTGCCGGGATCATCACCGGCTCGGTGGTGATCGAGCAGATCTTCGGCATTCCCGGCATCGGTCGCTACTTCGTGCAGGCCGCGCTCAACCGCGACTACACCCTGGTGATGGGCACGGTCGTGTTCTACGGCGCCCTGATCGTACTGATGAACCTGCTCGTCGACCTGCTCTATTCCGCACTCGATCCGCAAATCCGTTATGACGACTGACCGGCGAGGAATGACCATGACGACGGACACCACACCCTACAGCGAGCACACCCCGCCGACCGGTGGCCCCAACCCACCCGTCGAGCCCGACCTCGAAGTCGGCGCGGTCGCTGGCGAGAGTCTCGGCCGAGACGCCTGGCGGCGCCTCAAGCAGAACAAGGCAGCGATGGTCAGCCTGATCTTGCTGGTCCTCATCAGCGCGGTCTGTGTGGTTGGGCCCTACCTGCTCCCCTGGGGACTCGCCGAAGTCGACTGGAACGCCTTCAGCGCCGCGCCGAGCCTCGAGAGCGGACATTTCCTGGGTACCGATGCCAACGGACGCGACTTGCTCACGCGCACGCTTTACGGCGGTCGCGTGTCGCTCTCGGTAGCCTTGGTAGCCACCTTCGTCAGCCTGGTGATCGGGGTGCTCTACGGCGCCATCTCCGGCTATGTCGGCGGGCGCCTGGACAGCGTCATGATGCGCTTCGTCGACATCATGTACTCACTGCCGTTCATGTTCCTGGTGATCCTCTTGATGGTGGTCTTCGGGCGCAATATCTTCCTGATCTACGCCGCCATCGGCGCGGTCGAGTGGCTCGACATGGCGCGCATCGTGCGTGGCCAGACACTGGCGCTCAAGCAACGCGAGTTCATCGAAGCCGCCCACGCGCTGGGTGTCCGCGATCGCAAGATTGTCACCCGCCACCTGATCCCCAACGCCATCGGCCCAGTGATCATTTACGTCACCCTGACCGTGCCCAAGGTCATCCTGCTCGAGAGCTTTTTGTCATTCCTCGGTCTCGGCGTGCAGGAGCCGCTGACCAGTTGGGGCGTGCTGATTTCCGAAGGCACCGACATGATGCAGAGCGCACCGTGGCTGCTGCTCGTGCCATCGCTATTCCTCGCGCTGACGCTGTTCTGTCTCAACTTCCTGGGCGACGGGTTGCGTGACGCCCTCGACCCGAAAACACGCTGAGGTGACCGTGGCTGACAATCTGCTTGAAATCGACAACTTGAGCGTCGACTTCCAACTGCCTAACGGCACGGTGCCGGCCGTCAAGAACGTGAGTTTCTCCATCCAACCCGGCGAGACGCTGGCACTGGTTGGCGAATCGGGCTCCGGCAAGTCGGTCTCTTCGACCGCCGCGATGCGCCTCTTGCCTGAGTTGGCTCGAACGTCTGGCGCCATCCGCTTCAAGAACGAGGATCTCTTGAGCGTCACACCCAAGCGCATGCGTCGCATCCGTGGCAACGCCATCTCGATGATCTTTCAGGAGCCGATGACCTCGCTCAATCCCTTGCAGCGCATCGGGGCACAGATCGCCGAGGTGCTGGAAAAACACCTCGGCCTCAATAAGCGCCAAGCACGCCCCAAGGTCATCGAACTGCTCGAGCAAGTGGGTATCCCCGAGCCTGCCCGGCGCATCGACAGTTATCCCTACGAGCTCTCGGGCGGCCAGCGCCAGCGCGTGATGATCGCCATGGCGCTGGCCTGCGAACCCGAGCTTTTGATCGCCGACGAACCCACCACTGCGCTCGACGTCACCGTCCAGGCGCAGATCCTGGCGCTGCTCAAGGATCTTCAGGCACGTTACGGCATGGCGATCCTGTTCATCACTCATGACCTTGGGATCGTGCGCCACTTCGCCGACCGGATGTGTGTCATGCGCTATGGTGAGCTCGTCGAGTCCGGCACCACCACCGAGGTATTCAGCAACCCGCAACGCGATTACACACGCATGCTGATCGATGCCGACCCGCGTGGCCACAAGGCACCGGTCGACGCGACGCTGCCAATGCTGCTGGAGGCGAAGGACGTGCGCGTACGCTTCGCGCTCAAGAAACGTCTGTTCCGCGCCAGCGAGTATTTCGAGGCGGTCCGTGGCATCGACCTGAGCATTCGTCGCGGCCAGACCGTGGGCATCGTTGGCGAGTCCGGATCGGGCAAGTCGACGCTGGGCCGGGCACTGCTGCGCCTGCTCAAGAGTCGCGGCGAAATTCGCTTCGACGGCCAGGACATCGCCGCGCTGGATACCGCCAACATGCGACCGCTGCGCTCGCGCATGCAGGTGGTCTTCCAGGACCCCTTCGGCTCGCTTTCGCCTCGCATGACCGTCGGCGAAGTGATCAGCGAGGGACTGCGCGTGCACCACCCCGAGCTCAACCGCCGCCAGCGCGAGGCGCAGGTGGTGGAGGCGCTAAAGGAAGTGGCGCTCGACCCGGCGATGCGCAACCGCTACCCGCATGAATTCTCCGGTGGCCAACGCCAGCGTATCGCCATCGCCCGGGCGCTGGTACTCAAACCGGAATTCCTGCTGCTCGACGAGCCCACCTCGGCGCTCGACCGCTCGGTGCAGGTCACGGTGATCGACCTGCTGCGCGACCTGCAGCAGAAGCACGACCTGACCTACCTGTTCATCAGTCACGACCTTTCGGTGGTACGTGCGCTAGCCGATACCGTGTTGGTGATGAAAGAGGGCCAAGTCGTCGAACAGGGCGCGACCGACGCTATCTTCGCCAACCCGCGCGAACGCTATACCCAAGAATTGATGAGGGCCGCCTTCGTCGGCGACGCCGCTTGACCCCGACCCCCCCCTCCCTCGTAAAGTCCACTGCAAACGCAAGACGTTTGCAGTGGCGACGATGAATGGGTTGGCCTTAACACATGCTAAATACACGCTCTCGACTGTGGCGTAGCCTCATCGCGTTCGCCTAGCAAGTCTGG
This region includes:
- the lysS gene encoding lysine--tRNA ligase produces the protein MANQDSSQHDENHLIAERRAKLAARRAQAAEEGGSAFPSDFRRDSLAAELQAELGDKDKAELETLDRQASVAGRIMRQRGPFIVIQDVSDQIQLYVDKKGLPAEVLEDVKSWDIGDIVAARGPVHKSGKGDLYVMMGEARLLTKSLRPLPDKFHGLTDTEARYRQRYVDLIMNPESRRVFEVRSRVISGIRRFLVDRGFMEVETPMLQQIPGGATARPFVTHHNALDIDMYLRVAPELYLKRLVVGGFERVFEINRNFRNEGLSTRHNPEFTMLEFYWAYADYRDLLDLTEAMIRDVAHDVLGTTTVEYQGTSYELGEPFQRLTLRQAILEYGDGIGEGDIDTFDGAQATCERLRIPVKPNWGLGKLQTEIFEAVAEDKLDQPTFITEYPAEVSPLARRNDTNPHVTDRFEFFVGGREIANGFSELNDAEDQAERFAEQAAEKDAGDLEAMYYDADYVRALEYGLPPTAGEGIGIDRLVMLLTDSPSIRDVLLFPAMRPSAE
- the prfB gene encoding peptide chain release factor 2 (programmed frameshift); the encoded protein is MQEISPINHLLKDLSERTEVLRGYLDYAAKKERLEEVTRELENPDVWSDPDYAQKLGKERATLEAVVETFDVLERGLTDHQELLELAVVEEDDATIDEVRSELEKLESQLAKLEFRRMFSGEMDPNNAYLDIQAGSGGTEAQDWANILLRMYLRWCEHHGFKTDIIELSSGDVAGIKSATLHIQGDYAFGWLRTETGVHRLVRKSPFDSGGRRHTSFASVFLSPEIDDNFEIEVNPSDLRVDTYRSSGAGGQHVNTTDSAVRITHEPTGIVVACQGQRSQHANRDFAMKQLRAKLWELEMDKRNAAKQEAEDNKSDIGWGSQIRSYVLDDQRIKDLRTGVQSSNCEKVLDGDLDQFIEASLKQGL
- a CDS encoding peptide ABC transporter substrate-binding protein gives rise to the protein MLRHSHTLLGAMVLSSLSLTSLALATPAQAETLNIGVMGELASFDTSQVSGGVWESQVLRDVYEGLLKENPKGEVMPGMATDWDISADGKTYTFHLRDDAKWSDGEPVTAEDFVFGWQHLLDPASASKYAYLLYPINNAEAVNTGDKPLDTLGVESLDDGKTLKVTLKSPTPFFLQLLTHYTAYPLPKHAVDEYGKQWVKMDNIVTNGAFTPVEWVSQSRISVEKNPDYYEADEVDLDGVNYFNTEDRNAAISRFRAGELDIVRDYPSSRYQWLEENLPKATHLSPMLGSYYYVLNTREGRPTADKRVREALNLVARRKVLSEQIMAGSFKDAYSLVPPGTSHYDVQRMDGVDGDYQERLARAKQLIKEAGYGPDNPLHLQLRYNTSDEHKKIAIALAAMWKPLGVDVEMTNAEATVHYQTIQEGDFDIARAGWIADYNDAENFLTLLRSGVGNNYGGYDNAEYDKLLDQAASTLDLDKREALLEKAENVALDDYALVPLLYYVTRNLVNPELSGWQDNAEDDHPSRWVSFTE
- the oppB gene encoding oligopeptide ABC transporter permease OppB, which encodes MLTYTLKRLLMAVPTLLIVITISFFLMRIAPGGPFDGERQLPPEIEANLEAAYHLDEPLPQQYLRYMGNLLQGDFGPSFKYKDFSVTELIAQGFPVSLEIGGLAILLALLIGLPLGIIAALRRNTMIDYTVMGTALAGIAVPNFVIAPILALVFGVLLAWLPAGGWNGGALPNLVLPVIALSIQQIAYIARMMRASMIEVLGSHYIRTARAKGLSERQVIWRHAIRPALLPVTSYLGPAIAGIITGSVVIEQIFGIPGIGRYFVQAALNRDYTLVMGTVVFYGALIVLMNLLVDLLYSALDPQIRYDD
- a CDS encoding ABC transporter permease — encoded protein: MTTDTTPYSEHTPPTGGPNPPVEPDLEVGAVAGESLGRDAWRRLKQNKAAMVSLILLVLISAVCVVGPYLLPWGLAEVDWNAFSAAPSLESGHFLGTDANGRDLLTRTLYGGRVSLSVALVATFVSLVIGVLYGAISGYVGGRLDSVMMRFVDIMYSLPFMFLVILLMVVFGRNIFLIYAAIGAVEWLDMARIVRGQTLALKQREFIEAAHALGVRDRKIVTRHLIPNAIGPVIIYVTLTVPKVILLESFLSFLGLGVQEPLTSWGVLISEGTDMMQSAPWLLLVPSLFLALTLFCLNFLGDGLRDALDPKTR
- a CDS encoding ABC transporter ATP-binding protein — protein: MADNLLEIDNLSVDFQLPNGTVPAVKNVSFSIQPGETLALVGESGSGKSVSSTAAMRLLPELARTSGAIRFKNEDLLSVTPKRMRRIRGNAISMIFQEPMTSLNPLQRIGAQIAEVLEKHLGLNKRQARPKVIELLEQVGIPEPARRIDSYPYELSGGQRQRVMIAMALACEPELLIADEPTTALDVTVQAQILALLKDLQARYGMAILFITHDLGIVRHFADRMCVMRYGELVESGTTTEVFSNPQRDYTRMLIDADPRGHKAPVDATLPMLLEAKDVRVRFALKKRLFRASEYFEAVRGIDLSIRRGQTVGIVGESGSGKSTLGRALLRLLKSRGEIRFDGQDIAALDTANMRPLRSRMQVVFQDPFGSLSPRMTVGEVISEGLRVHHPELNRRQREAQVVEALKEVALDPAMRNRYPHEFSGGQRQRIAIARALVLKPEFLLLDEPTSALDRSVQVTVIDLLRDLQQKHDLTYLFISHDLSVVRALADTVLVMKEGQVVEQGATDAIFANPRERYTQELMRAAFVGDAA